One region of Natronobacterium texcoconense genomic DNA includes:
- a CDS encoding NAD(P)H-hydrate dehydratase → MGRLQRTLSNVSDETGADNGRVAVVGGSIDYPNQPAIVGQAALRTGSDHVRALVAEPIYEVVAGHSLDLLASYYPGERFDEDARERTVNVSEWADALVIGPGLVDAEPDAVCETIDAVSIPVVVDALAIEPALEADLSNAVLTPSASEDDPIYENYGSLEAVTEETGAVITLTGDVDEIIADGTREHNETGTSALTVAGTGDTLAGITASLLGQGMDREDAAELGAWILGKSGELATAEYGPGVLATDVVDRIPDTIR, encoded by the coding sequence ATGGGACGACTCCAGCGAACGCTGTCGAACGTCAGCGACGAGACGGGGGCCGACAACGGCCGCGTCGCCGTCGTCGGCGGGAGTATCGACTACCCGAACCAGCCCGCGATCGTCGGGCAGGCGGCGCTTCGCACCGGCTCGGATCACGTCCGCGCGCTCGTCGCCGAACCGATCTACGAGGTCGTCGCGGGTCACTCGCTCGACCTGCTCGCGAGTTACTACCCCGGCGAACGGTTCGACGAGGACGCCCGCGAACGGACGGTCAACGTCAGCGAGTGGGCCGACGCGCTCGTGATCGGGCCGGGTCTGGTCGACGCGGAACCGGACGCCGTCTGCGAGACGATCGACGCCGTCTCCATCCCGGTGGTCGTCGACGCGCTCGCGATCGAACCCGCGCTCGAGGCCGACCTCTCGAACGCGGTGCTGACGCCCAGCGCCTCCGAAGACGATCCGATCTACGAGAACTACGGCTCGCTCGAGGCCGTCACCGAGGAGACGGGCGCAGTCATCACCCTGACTGGCGACGTCGACGAGATCATCGCGGACGGGACCCGCGAGCACAACGAGACCGGAACCTCCGCGCTAACCGTCGCCGGCACCGGCGACACACTGGCGGGAATCACCGCCTCCCTGCTGGGACAGGGGATGGACCGCGAGGACGCCGCGGAACTGGGTGCCTGGATCCTCGGCAAGAGCGGCGAACTGGCGACCGCCGAGTACGGTCCGGGTGTCCTCGCGACCGACGTCGTCGACCGCATCCCTGACACGATCCGGTGA
- a CDS encoding HD domain-containing protein, with the protein MKVIKDSVHDHIHVDGVARDLLDTPALQRLRRIKQLGTVSFVYPSANHTRFEHSLGVYHLACQAIEHLEVEGKRAKRVKAAAMLHDVGHGPFSHNLESLTYRRTGRYHDDVHDLLADGEVGEVLRDHDLEPDTVADLVAGEGRFGQLVSGELDVDRMDYLVRDAHHTGVPYGTIDPGRLLRELAFVDGELVLEEGNVQTAESLLVARALMNPTVYSHSVARISKAMLRRAAERLLDADDDVDATTLQRMDDADLLVALRSCEATADLSRRLDQRDLFKRAVWAEIDAVPGGVIEADHEKIREFEREIADSAGVDDEAVILDVPSRPSMTESSSRVMVSGEIRRLEQQSPLVEALRAAQYSQWRLGVYTPAELRDRVGQAAVEVLGLDIDGALVSEVRNGDGLETTLDQFVD; encoded by the coding sequence ATGAAGGTCATCAAGGACAGCGTCCACGATCACATCCACGTGGACGGCGTTGCGCGGGACCTGCTCGATACGCCCGCCCTCCAGCGGCTTCGACGCATCAAACAGCTCGGCACCGTCTCGTTCGTCTATCCCTCCGCCAACCACACTCGCTTCGAACACAGTCTCGGCGTCTACCATCTCGCTTGCCAGGCCATAGAGCACCTCGAGGTCGAAGGAAAGCGAGCCAAACGCGTAAAGGCCGCCGCGATGCTCCACGACGTCGGTCACGGCCCGTTCAGCCACAACCTCGAGTCGCTGACCTACCGCCGGACCGGGCGCTACCACGACGACGTCCACGACCTGCTCGCCGACGGCGAGGTCGGCGAGGTGTTGCGCGACCACGACCTCGAGCCCGACACGGTCGCGGACCTGGTCGCGGGCGAGGGTCGGTTCGGCCAGCTCGTCTCGGGCGAACTCGACGTCGACCGGATGGACTACCTGGTACGGGACGCTCACCACACGGGCGTGCCGTACGGGACGATCGATCCCGGCCGTCTCCTCCGGGAACTGGCGTTCGTCGACGGGGAACTCGTCCTCGAGGAGGGGAACGTCCAGACCGCCGAGAGCCTGCTCGTCGCGCGTGCGCTGATGAACCCGACGGTCTACAGTCACAGCGTCGCCCGGATCAGCAAGGCGATGTTGCGTCGGGCTGCGGAACGGCTGCTCGACGCCGACGACGACGTCGACGCCACCACCCTCCAGCGGATGGACGACGCCGACTTGCTCGTCGCCTTGCGATCCTGCGAGGCGACGGCGGACCTCTCCCGGCGACTCGACCAGCGAGACCTGTTCAAGCGGGCTGTCTGGGCCGAGATCGACGCCGTCCCTGGTGGGGTTATCGAGGCCGACCACGAGAAAATCCGCGAGTTCGAACGCGAGATCGCCGATAGCGCAGGTGTCGACGACGAGGCCGTTATCCTCGACGTGCCGAGTCGCCCGTCGATGACGGAGTCGAGTTCTCGGGTGATGGTCAGCGGCGAAATCCGGCGGCTCGAGCAACAGTCGCCGCTGGTCGAGGCGCTCCGTGCCGCCCAGTACTCCCAGTGGCGGCTCGGGGTCTATACGCCGGCGGAGCTCCGGGATCGGGTCGGTCAGGCTGCCGTCGAAGTGCTCGGTCTGGACATCGACGGTGCGCTGGTGAGCGAAGTTCGGAACGGCGACGGTCTCGAGACGACGCTGGATCAGTTCGTCGACTGA
- a CDS encoding pyridoxal-phosphate-dependent aminotransferase family protein — translation MSDLQDRFRMTPGPTEVPDAVGERMTEPLPNPDVEPEFFEFYRDLTGKLAEVYYAGRDETGAPGGQDSPSDVVVLGGEGILGLEAAIASLVEEGDRVLCLSNGRYGDGFADFVESYGGEAVTCDVPWRETLEVEVVKAALERAADDGQPFDVATMVHCETPTGTLNDLEPILDLLDEHDVVSVVDAVSSLGGTAVPTDRIDVCLGASQKCFSAPPGLTTCAISDRAWDRIEAVETPEFYLDLEPWRMAADEEWFPYSHSTANLYGLDAALDLLLEEGMDSVFERHEEAARVCCEWAAELGLETYPDATEDCSPTVTALEIDGRAGELQDAMLAEHDIVLATGLGDLEDDVLRIGHMGHNARVDRVERTMDALADVLE, via the coding sequence ATGAGTGATCTTCAGGACCGCTTCCGGATGACGCCCGGACCGACCGAGGTACCCGACGCCGTCGGCGAACGGATGACCGAACCGCTGCCGAACCCGGACGTCGAACCGGAGTTTTTCGAGTTCTACCGCGATCTGACCGGAAAGCTCGCCGAGGTCTACTACGCGGGCCGCGACGAAACCGGTGCCCCTGGAGGCCAGGATTCGCCGTCCGACGTCGTCGTCCTCGGCGGTGAGGGAATTCTCGGCCTCGAGGCAGCGATCGCCTCGCTCGTCGAGGAGGGAGACCGCGTCCTCTGTCTCTCGAACGGGCGCTACGGCGACGGGTTCGCCGACTTCGTCGAGTCCTACGGCGGCGAGGCCGTCACTTGTGACGTCCCGTGGCGGGAGACGCTCGAGGTCGAAGTCGTTAAAGCGGCGCTCGAGCGGGCGGCCGACGACGGCCAGCCGTTCGACGTCGCGACGATGGTCCACTGCGAGACGCCGACGGGGACGCTGAACGACCTCGAGCCGATCCTCGACCTGCTGGACGAGCACGACGTCGTAAGCGTCGTCGACGCCGTCTCCTCGCTCGGCGGAACGGCCGTCCCGACCGACCGGATCGACGTCTGTCTCGGTGCGAGCCAGAAGTGTTTCAGCGCACCGCCGGGGCTGACGACGTGTGCGATCAGCGATCGGGCGTGGGACCGCATAGAGGCCGTCGAGACGCCCGAGTTCTACCTCGACTTGGAGCCCTGGCGAATGGCCGCCGACGAGGAGTGGTTCCCCTACTCGCACTCGACGGCGAACCTCTACGGTCTCGACGCTGCGCTCGACCTGCTGCTCGAGGAAGGGATGGACTCGGTCTTCGAGCGCCACGAGGAAGCCGCACGGGTCTGTTGCGAGTGGGCGGCGGAACTCGGACTCGAGACTTATCCCGACGCCACGGAGGACTGTTCGCCGACCGTCACCGCACTCGAGATCGACGGTCGCGCGGGCGAGTTACAGGACGCGATGCTCGCAGAACACGATATCGTCCTCGCGACGGGTCTGGGCGACCTCGAGGACGACGTTCTCCGCATCGGCCACATGGGTCACAACGCACGGGTCGACCGTGTCGAGCGGACGATGGACGCACTCGCGGACGTCCTCGAGTGA
- a CDS encoding universal stress protein, with amino-acid sequence MYDCILVPTDGSPEVERALEYGFDLARSHEATVRVLYVVNAASYGGLPMETAWEGISDALRDEGRDAVERARQLAPEDVDVETRVREGSPNRVIVEESKTEDCDLIVMGTHGRGGIDRLLLGSVTERVVRRAPVPVLTVHVDPQEDDRPDAVPADSTEQPVTGVDSADRAQPD; translated from the coding sequence ATGTACGACTGTATCCTCGTCCCGACGGACGGCTCGCCCGAGGTCGAACGTGCACTCGAGTACGGGTTCGACCTCGCTCGTTCCCACGAGGCGACGGTCCGTGTTCTCTACGTCGTCAACGCCGCGAGCTACGGCGGGCTTCCGATGGAGACCGCATGGGAGGGGATCAGTGATGCGCTCCGGGACGAGGGACGGGATGCGGTCGAGCGAGCGCGACAGCTCGCACCCGAGGACGTCGACGTCGAGACCAGGGTTCGCGAGGGCTCGCCGAACCGCGTCATCGTCGAGGAGTCGAAAACGGAAGACTGCGACCTGATCGTGATGGGGACACACGGTCGTGGCGGCATCGACAGGTTGCTGCTCGGCAGCGTCACGGAACGGGTCGTCCGGCGTGCGCCGGTGCCCGTATTGACGGTTCACGTCGATCCACAGGAGGACGACCGGCCCGACGCGGTCCCAGCCGATTCGACGGAACAGCCCGTTACCGGTGTGGACTCGGCGGATCGAGCCCAGCCAGACTGA
- a CDS encoding class I SAM-dependent methyltransferase: MAEESETTGRDHDGEIDHPVFAALYDLIPQSLFLRTHREYLARDLSGRVLEIGVGNGAMFPYVVEGASDDLEYHAIEPDPNMRSRANRRARESGLSVDLQDARAESLPYRDDTFDVVLSGMVFCTVQDPDAALAEVARVLKPGGEFRFLEHVGTDGWRRSGQDLLNPVWEQAAGGCQLNRDTVDRFADRDEFAVAEIRRLEFGIFPVTPFVRGTLCRRREPPV; encoded by the coding sequence ATGGCCGAGGAGTCCGAGACGACCGGACGCGACCACGACGGCGAGATCGACCATCCCGTCTTCGCCGCCCTCTACGATCTGATTCCGCAGTCGCTTTTTCTCCGTACTCATCGCGAGTACCTCGCGCGGGACCTCTCCGGACGTGTCCTCGAGATCGGCGTTGGCAACGGTGCGATGTTCCCGTACGTCGTCGAGGGTGCGAGCGACGACCTCGAGTACCACGCTATCGAACCCGACCCGAACATGCGCTCGCGGGCGAACCGGCGGGCCAGGGAGAGCGGCCTCTCGGTCGACCTACAGGACGCCCGCGCGGAATCGCTGCCCTACCGCGACGACACGTTCGACGTCGTTCTCTCCGGGATGGTCTTCTGTACCGTCCAGGATCCCGACGCTGCGCTCGCGGAGGTCGCACGCGTTCTGAAACCCGGCGGAGAGTTTCGGTTCCTCGAGCACGTCGGCACCGACGGCTGGCGACGGTCGGGACAGGACCTCCTGAATCCCGTCTGGGAGCAGGCCGCGGGTGGCTGTCAGCTGAATCGGGACACTGTCGACCGGTTCGCGGACCGCGACGAGTTCGCCGTCGCAGAGATCCGACGCCTCGAGTTCGGAATCTTTCCGGTGACGCCGTTCGTCCGCGGAACGCTGTGCCGGCGCCGGGAGCCGCCAGTCTAG
- a CDS encoding trans-sulfuration enzyme family protein: MSPTDRTLETLAVTAGEEPFRTGSEAGDVTSPLHLSSTFALPGLDTDMSLEDVDPDAGEFVYSRLSNPTRHALEKRLAALEGGEHAMAFSSGTAAIFTTVLAAVEPGDHLVAFDDLYAGTRRLLEEVFADRLNVDVSFVDATETAAVESAVTEETAFVWMETPTNPRLELCDIAAIAEIADRADATFGVDNTFASSYFQQPLDLGADVVAHSTTKYLNGHSDSIGGAVVTDDDALAERLEFLQQVGIGDALAPFDSYLVLRGLKTLPLRMRQHERNAMAIAEFLDDHDRVSDVYYPGLESHPQHDLAREQMDGFGGILSFELEGDIDDAAAFLESLEEFTLAVSVGGVESLIELPAGMTHEPLSADEREELGITETLIRVSVGVEGTDDLIADLERGFDAVQRESAVADDD; the protein is encoded by the coding sequence ATGAGCCCGACCGATCGGACACTCGAGACGCTCGCGGTCACCGCTGGCGAGGAACCGTTCCGCACGGGAAGCGAAGCAGGGGACGTCACCTCGCCGCTGCATCTCTCCTCTACGTTCGCGCTACCGGGGCTCGACACCGACATGAGCCTCGAGGACGTCGATCCCGATGCTGGAGAGTTCGTTTACTCACGGCTGTCGAACCCGACACGGCACGCACTCGAGAAGCGTCTCGCCGCGCTCGAGGGTGGCGAACACGCGATGGCCTTTTCTTCGGGGACAGCGGCGATTTTCACGACGGTTCTCGCGGCCGTCGAACCGGGAGACCACCTCGTCGCGTTCGACGACCTCTACGCCGGAACGCGACGACTGCTCGAGGAAGTCTTTGCGGACCGACTGAACGTCGACGTGTCGTTCGTGGATGCGACTGAGACGGCCGCTGTCGAGTCGGCTGTCACCGAGGAGACGGCCTTCGTGTGGATGGAGACGCCGACGAACCCCCGGCTCGAACTCTGTGATATCGCGGCGATCGCCGAGATCGCCGACCGTGCGGACGCGACGTTCGGCGTGGACAACACCTTCGCGAGTTCGTACTTCCAGCAGCCACTCGACCTCGGTGCCGACGTCGTCGCTCACAGCACGACGAAATACCTCAACGGGCACTCCGACTCGATCGGTGGGGCGGTCGTCACCGACGACGACGCGCTCGCGGAGCGACTGGAATTCCTCCAGCAGGTCGGGATCGGCGACGCGCTCGCCCCCTTCGACAGCTACCTCGTCCTCCGTGGATTGAAGACGCTCCCGCTTCGGATGCGCCAGCACGAACGCAACGCGATGGCGATCGCGGAGTTTCTCGACGACCACGACCGGGTCTCGGACGTCTACTACCCCGGCCTCGAGAGCCACCCCCAGCACGACCTCGCCCGGGAACAGATGGACGGCTTCGGCGGCATCCTCTCGTTCGAACTCGAGGGCGATATCGACGACGCGGCCGCGTTCCTGGAGTCACTCGAGGAGTTCACGCTCGCGGTCTCGGTCGGCGGCGTCGAGAGCCTGATCGAACTGCCGGCGGGAATGACCCACGAACCGCTCTCGGCGGACGAACGCGAGGAATTAGGGATTACCGAGACGTTGATTCGCGTCTCGGTCGGCGTCGAAGGAACCGACGACCTGATCGCGGACCTCGAGCGTGGGTTCGACGCGGTTCAGCGTGAGTCGGCGGTCGCCGACGACGACTGA
- a CDS encoding phosphoribosyltransferase encodes MFDDRTDAGERLAAELEQRGLEADVVLGIPRGALPVARPVADALEADLDVVVARKMGAPNNPELAIGAVASDGSAWYNDDLIDRLGVSEAYLEEIRDEEAENARTKADRYRAGSGELPNLEGQRVIVVDDGVATGATAIACLRQVVETDADYVALAVPVGSPRTVSDLEGEADDVIALETPESFRAVGQFYREFGQVTDDEAIDYLEDE; translated from the coding sequence ATGTTCGACGACAGAACCGACGCCGGAGAACGGCTCGCGGCCGAACTCGAGCAGCGAGGACTCGAGGCCGACGTCGTCCTCGGCATTCCCCGTGGCGCGTTACCCGTCGCACGACCGGTCGCGGACGCACTCGAGGCCGACCTGGACGTCGTCGTCGCCAGAAAGATGGGCGCGCCGAACAACCCGGAACTCGCGATCGGTGCCGTCGCGAGCGACGGCAGCGCCTGGTACAACGACGACCTGATCGATCGGCTTGGCGTCTCCGAGGCGTACCTCGAGGAGATTCGCGACGAGGAAGCCGAGAACGCACGGACGAAGGCCGATCGCTACCGCGCCGGCAGTGGCGAATTACCGAACCTCGAGGGCCAGCGCGTGATCGTCGTCGACGACGGGGTCGCGACGGGGGCGACGGCGATCGCCTGCCTCCGGCAGGTCGTCGAAACCGACGCCGACTACGTCGCGCTCGCGGTGCCAGTCGGCTCGCCGAGAACGGTCTCGGACCTCGAGGGCGAGGCCGACGACGTGATCGCCCTCGAGACGCCGGAGAGCTTCCGTGCTGTCGGGCAGTTCTATCGGGAGTTTGGCCAGGTCACCGACGACGAAGCGATCGACTATCTCGAAGACGAGTAA
- a CDS encoding amidohydrolase family protein — MELTGTILRGREFEPVEGRVVIGDDGRIEAVEETSVESTDIVLPAFVNAHTHIGDSIAKEAGGGLSLEELVAPPDGLKHRLLREASQAEKIEAMRRSLRFMHQSGTAACLDFREGGVEGVRALEEAAADGNVDALSFARGSVAAMEEGDGFGASGANDADFDRERTATRKADKPFGIHAGEVDESDINPAMDLEPDFLVHMVHPEPVHLDRLEDSEIPIVVCPRSNLVTDVGLPPVDELHERTTLALGTDNVMLNSPSMFREMEFLAKFSSLSAGEILRMATINGAEIAGLEYGLVESGRKARLLVLDGETDNLVGARDPVRAVVRRAGVDDVRDVIVED; from the coding sequence ATGGAACTCACGGGAACTATCCTTCGGGGACGGGAGTTCGAGCCCGTCGAGGGGCGCGTGGTGATCGGCGACGACGGACGCATCGAGGCGGTCGAGGAGACGTCGGTCGAGAGTACCGACATCGTTCTCCCGGCGTTCGTCAACGCTCACACACACATCGGTGACTCGATCGCGAAAGAGGCCGGCGGCGGCCTCTCGCTCGAGGAACTGGTCGCGCCGCCGGATGGGTTGAAACACCGGCTGCTCCGGGAGGCGTCACAGGCGGAAAAGATCGAGGCTATGCGACGATCCCTCCGGTTCATGCACCAAAGCGGTACCGCGGCCTGTCTGGATTTCCGGGAGGGTGGTGTCGAGGGCGTTCGTGCGCTCGAGGAGGCTGCTGCGGACGGAAACGTCGACGCACTCTCGTTCGCTCGCGGCTCGGTCGCCGCGATGGAGGAGGGTGACGGGTTCGGTGCCAGCGGCGCGAACGACGCCGATTTCGATCGAGAACGGACGGCGACTCGGAAGGCCGACAAACCGTTCGGAATCCACGCCGGCGAGGTCGACGAAAGCGACATCAATCCGGCGATGGACCTCGAGCCGGACTTTCTGGTTCACATGGTCCACCCCGAGCCGGTCCATCTGGATCGTCTCGAGGATAGCGAGATCCCTATCGTCGTCTGTCCGCGCTCGAATCTCGTGACCGACGTGGGTCTCCCCCCGGTCGACGAACTGCACGAGCGGACCACCCTCGCGCTCGGGACGGACAACGTGATGCTCAACTCGCCGTCGATGTTCCGGGAGATGGAGTTTCTCGCCAAGTTCTCGTCGCTCTCGGCCGGGGAAATCCTCCGCATGGCGACGATCAACGGCGCGGAGATCGCAGGGCTGGAGTACGGGCTCGTCGAATCAGGCCGGAAAGCGCGATTGCTCGTCCTCGACGGCGAGACGGACAACCTCGTCGGCGCGCGCGATCCGGTCCGCGCAGTCGTTCGTCGTGCCGGCGTCGACGACGTTCGTGACGTGATCGTCGAAGACTGA